Proteins encoded within one genomic window of Macaca thibetana thibetana isolate TM-01 chromosome 3, ASM2454274v1, whole genome shotgun sequence:
- the ELFN1 gene encoding protein ELFN1 has protein sequence MAGCGWGALWVCVAAATLLHAGGLARGDCWLIEGDKGFVWLAICSQNQPPYEAIPQQINNTIVDLRLNENRIRSVQYASLSRFGNLTYLNLTKNEIGYIEDGAFSGQFNLQVLQLGYNRLRNLTEGMLRGLGKLEYLYLQANLIEVVMASSFWECPNIVNIDLSMNRIQQLNSGTFAGLAKLSVCELYSNPFYCSCELLGFLRWLAAFTNATQTYDRMQCESPPVYSGYYLLGQGRRGHRSILSKLQSVCTEDSYAAEVVGPPRPAPGRSQPGRSPPPPPPPEPSDTPCADDECFSGDGTTPLVALPTLATQAEARPLIKVKQLTQNSATITVQLPSPFHRMYTLEHFNNSKASTVSRLTKAQEEIRLTNLFTLTNYTYCVVSTSAGLRHNHTCLTICLPRLPSPPGPVPSPSTATHYIMTILGCLFGMVLVLGAVYYCLRRRRRQEEKHKKAASAAAAGSLKKTIIELKYGPELEAPGLAPLSQGPLLGPEAVTRIPYLPVAGEVEQYKLVESADTPKASKGSYMEVRTGDPPERRDCELGRPGPDSQSSVAEISTIAKEVDKVNQIINNCIDALKSESTSFQGVKSGPVSAAEPPLVLLSEPLAAKHGFLAPGYKDAFGHSLQRHHSVEAAGPPRASASSGSSARSPRAFRAEAVGVHKAAAAEAKYIEKGSPAADAILTVTPAAAVLRAEAEKGRQYGEHRHSYPGSHPAEPPAPPGPPPPPAHEGLGRKASILEPLTRPRPRDLAYSQLSPQYHSLSYSSSPEYTCRASQSIWERFRLSRRRHKEEEEFMAAGHALRKKVQFAKDEDLHDILDYWKGVSAQHKS, from the coding sequence ATGGCCGGGTGTGGGTGGGGCGCGCTGTGGGTGTGTGTGGCGGCCGCCACCCTGCTGCACGCAGGCGGCCTGGCCCGCGGGGACTGCTGGCTGATCGAGGGTGACAAGGGCTTCGTGTGGCTGGCCATCTGCAGCCAGAATCAGCCGCCCTACGAGGCCATCCCACAGCAGATCAACAACACCATCGTGGACCTGCGGCTCAACGAGAACCGTATCCGCAGCGTGCAGTACGCCTCGCTCAGCCGCTTCGGCAACCTCACGTACCTCAACCTCACCAAGAACGAGATCGGCTACATCGAGGACGGCGCCTTCTCGGGCCAGTTCAACCTGCAGGTGCTGCAGCTGGGCTACAACCGGCTGCGCAACCTCACGGAGGGCATGCTGCGCGGCCTGGGCAAGCTGGAGTACCTGTACCTGCAGGCCAACCTCATCGAGGTGGTCATGGCCAGCAGCTTCTGGGAGTGCCCCAACATTGTCAACATCGACCTGTCCATGAACCGCATCCAGCAGCTCAACAGCGGCACCTTCGCCGGCCTGGCCAAGCTGTCGGTGTGCGAACTCTACAGCAATCCCTTCTACTGCTCCTGTGAACTGCTGGGCTTCCTGCGCTGGCTGGCCGCCTTCACCAACGCCACGCAGACCTACGACCGCATGCAGTGCGAGTCACCGCCCGTCTACTCCGGATACTACCTCCTGGGCCAGGGACGCCGTGGCCACCGCAGCATCCTCAGCAAACTGCAGTCAGTCTGCACCGAGGACTCGTACGCGGCTGAGGTGGTCGGGCCCCCACGCCCGGCACCCGGGCGCTCACAGCCAGGCCGCTCCCCGCCGCCCCCACCTCCTCCAGAGCCCAGTGACACACCCTGTGCCGATGATGAGTGCTTCTCCGGGGATGGCACCACGCCACTGGTGGCCCTGCCCACACTGGCCACGCAGGCCGAGGCTCGCCCCCTCATCAAGGTCAAGCAGCTCACCCAGAACTCGGCCACCATCACTGTCCAGCTGCCCAGCCCATTCCACCGGATGTACACCCTGGAGCATTTCAACAACAGCAAGGCCTCCACCGTGTCCAGGCTGACCAAGGCCCAGGAGGAGATCCGCCTGACCAACCTGTTCACGCTCACCAACTACACCTACTGTGTGGTGTCCACCAGCGCCGGGCTGCGCCACAACCACACCTGCCTCACCATCTGCTTGCCCCGGCTGCCCAGCCCGCCCGGCCCAGTGCCCAGCCCCTCCACGGCCACCCACTACATCATGACCATCCTGGGCTGCCTCTTCGGCATGGTGCTGGTGCTGGGTGCCGTCTACTACTGCCTGCGCAGGCGGCGGCGCCAGGAGGAGAAGCACAAGAAGGCCGCCTCTGCCGCTGCAGCTGGCAGCCTCAAGAAGACCATCATCGAGCTCAAGTATGGGCCGGAGCTGGAGGCGCCCGGCCTGGCCCCGCTGTCCCAGGGCCCGCTGCTGGGCCCCGAGGCCGTGACGCGCATCCCTTACCTGCCTGTGGCTGGCGAGGTGGAGCAGTACAAGCTGGTGGAGAGCGCGGACACCCCCAAGGCCAGCAAGGGCAGCTACATGGAGGTTCGAACCGGGGACCCTCCGGAACGCAGGGACTGTGAGCTGGGCCGGCCGGGGCCTGACAGCCAGAGCTCAGTGGCCGAGATCTCCACCATCGCCAAGGAGGTGGACAAGGTCAACCAGATCATCAACAACTGCATCGACGCGCTCAAGTCCGAGTCCACTTCCTTCCAGGGCGTCAAGTCGGGGCCCGTGTCCGCCGCCGAGCCGCCGCTGGTGCTGCTGTCCGAGCCGCTGGCCGCCAAGCATGGCTTCCTGGCGCCCGGGTACAAGGACGCCTTCGGCCACAGCCTGCAGCGGCACCACAGCGTGGAGGCGGCCGGGCCCCCTCGTGCCAGCGCCTCGTCCGGCAGCTCCGCGCGCAGCCCCCGCGCCTTCCGAGCCGAGGCTGTTGGGGTGCACAAGGCCGCGGCCGCCGAGGCCAAGTACATCGAGAAGGGCTCCCCCGCGGCCGACGCCATCCTCACTGTGACGCCCGCGGCCGCTGTGCTGCGGGCCGAGGCCGAGAAGGGTCGCCAGTACGGCGAGCACCGGCACTCGTACCCCGGCTCCCACCCGGCCGAGCCACCTGCGCCCCCCGGGCCACCGCCGCCGCCTGCGCACGAGGGTCTGGGGCGCAAGGCCTCCATCCTGGAGCCGCTCACCCGGCCGCGGCCCCGCGACCTCGCCTACTCGCAGCTGTCCCCGCAGTACCACAGCCTGAGCTACTCCTCCAGCCCCGAGTACACCTGCCGGGCCTCCCAGAGCATCTGGGAGCGCTTCAGACTGAGCCGCCGGCGGcacaaggaggaagaggagttcATGGCCGCAGGCCACGCGCTGCGCAAGAAGGTTCAGTTCGCCAAAGACGAGGATCTGCACGACATCCTGGACTACTGGAAGGGCGTGTCGGCCCAGCACAAGTCCTGA